The genomic window TGGCCACGCTGGTGCCGACATTCCTGTGCCCCAGCGATGTCCACGAACGCGTCAGCACCGAGTGGGGCGCGACCAACTACCACGCCAATAACGGTACGGCGCTGAATGGAGGCGTGTACAACAACTGCGACGGGTTGTTCTACATCGACTCGCAGAAAAAGTTTCGCGACATTTTGGATGGCACTTCCAACACCGCCGCCTTCTGCGAAACCTTGGTCGGATCCGGACAAGCCGACAGCACCCGCGGCGTCGCCAACCGGGGCCCGGCCGGCGTGATCGCTTCGGTCTGGAACGCCAACGCCGCGACCATCGAAGACTCGTGGTGCCTGGACGACTCCAGTCCGGTGATCTTTGCCCGCGGCGAAAAATGGGCCGATGGTTCGGTTAACGACACCGGTTACCACCACTTCCGCGGCCCCAACGCAAAAGAAAACGACTGCTATTCGCGGTACGCAGCGATGCTCAGCGGCCGCAGTCGTCACCCCGGTGGCGTGGTGCTGCTGCTGGCCGACGGTTCGGTACGGTTTGTTGGCGAAACCATCGAATTGAATACTTGGCGGCTGCTGGGTTCGATCGCTGATCAGCAAGTCGTTCCGGCCTTCTGATCAAACTCCGCTGTAAATCTTCGTTTTGCTTCCCGCGACATTCTTCCCATTACTGTTACGGATCGAACCGATGACCTTGTTTTCCATTTTGTTACTCGCCACGCTACCGGTCAGCGCGGACGCCTGGCCGGCTTTCTTAGGTGCCAGAGCCCCGCCGCTGGCGGCGGATGCTTTACCGCTGCAGTGGTCGCCCACCGAAAGCGTGGCTTGGCAGGCAACGCTGCCCGGACACGGACAGTCCAGTCCCGTGATCTGGGGCGGACGCGTGTTTACCACCAGCGTGGACGGGCCCAACGGCGAAGGTCGCTTCCTGATCGGTGCCTCGCCGGGCCGCAACGGTGAGAACGCCGGTTCGGCCGCGGACTCGAACTGCTTGCTGGAAGTCACGCGTGATGGGCAGAGTTGGACGGCCGAGCGAAAGTGGGTCGCCCAGGGTGCGATGCCCAGTTGGGCCTCACCGATCGTGCACCGAGGATTGGCGTACTGGATCAACCGCGCGGGCGTAGTGTTTTGTTTCGACGCATTGACTGGGGAAAAGCTGTTCGCCAAACGCATCGCACAACCATGCTGGGCCACACCGATCGCCGCCGGGGACCGGATCTATTTCTTCGGGCAACAGGGCACGGTGACGGTGTTGGCCGCCAGCCGCGAGTTTGAAGTGCTGGCGGAGAATCAGTCTTGGTCGGACGAAATCCTGCCGGCCGAGCCCCCCTTGGCGGAAGAGGAATCGGAACAGCGACGCCGTGCCGCGGCGATGTTCGCCCGGCCCACGCTGTACGGAGCCGCCGTCGCCAAAGGCACGATCGTGATGCGAGTCGGAAACTGCCTGATCGCGGTTCGCCGGTAGCTACCGCTGCATCTATCACTACCGCTGCGCCCGTAGCTACCGTCCCCAGACGGTGGTCCCGCGCGCATCGCCCCACGCTCTGGCGAGCGTAGCTACGGGTGCGATCCGGAATCACGCTACGCCAATATGCCTTCGACCAATTCGCCTTCCACGTCGGTCAGTCGGTAGCGACGGCCTTGGTGCCGGTAGGTCAGGCGGGTATGGTCGACGCCCAGCAGATGCAGCAGCGTGGCGTTTAAGTCGTGCACGTGGACGGGGTTTTCCGTAATGTTGTAACTAAAGTCATCGGTGGCTCCGTACACGGTGCCCGGCCGTACGCCGCCGCCGGCGAACCACATGCTATAACAGCGTGGATGATGGTCGCGGCCATAGTTGGTGGCCGTCAACGCGCCTTGGCTGTACGCCGTCCGCCCGAATTCGCCGCCCCAAGCCACAAGCGTGTCTTCCAACATGCCGCGTTGCTTGAGGTCGCTCACCAATGCCGCGGAGGCTTGATCGGTATTCTTGCACTGCTTGCGAATTCCGCCGGGCAAGCCGCCGTGTTGGTCCCAGCCCTGGTGAAACAGTTGCACAAACCTCACGCCACGTTCGACCAATCGACGGGCCATCAAACAATTGGCCGCGAACGTTCCGGGTTGCTTGGCGTCTTCTCCGTACAGATCAAACGTCGACTGTGGCTCGTCGCTCAAATCCGCGACTTCCGGAACCGACGACTGCATGCGATACGCCATCTCATACTGAGCGATACGGCTTTCCACAGCCGGATCGAGCGTTTGTTCATACAGGCTCTCGTGTAGTTCCGCCAAGCCATCGAGCAGCTTGCGACGGGACTGCGCCGATACGCCCGGCGGATTGCTCAGGTACAACACCGGATCGCGGCCGGCGCGAAACTGCACGCCCTGGTGCGTGCTGGGCAGGAAACCGCTGCCCCACAATCGCGAGTACAGCGGTTGGCCGCTGGCGTTCTTGGAAATCATCACACAGAACGCGGGCAGTTGTTGTGATTCGCTGCCCAGCCCATAGCTCAACCAAGCCCCTAACGAGGGCCGGCCGGCGATCTGCGAACCCGTTTGCATGAACGTGATCGCCGGGTCGTGATTGATCGCTTCGGTAAACATCGAACGCACCACACACACATCGTCCACGATTTTAGCCGTGTGCGGCAACAGCTCACTGACCTCCGTCCCCGACTTGCCATGACGCGCGAATTTGAACAGCGAACCGGCCACCGGCAGACTGGATTGGTTGCCCGACATCCCGGTCAGACGCTGGCCTTTGCGAACCGAATCGGGCAGTTCGGTGCCGTTTAATTCATTCAGCACCGGTTTGTGATCGAACAGTTCCATCTGCGATGGCCCGCCGCTCATGAACAACGAGATCATGCGTTTGGCTTTGGGCGGATGATGCAGCTCGCCCAGCACTCCGGCGGAACTGGCGGCAGCGGCGTCCTCGGCCAACAGCGTGGCCAGAGCCGCGGTCCCCAGCCCCAGACTGCTGCGTCCGAAGAAGTGACGGCGATTCAGCCGTTGCATCGGAGTCGGTTGGTTATCCATCAGTTCTGCCTCACACAGGGTGCGTAGTTCATAATCGCCTGAGCCAGGGTGGTCACGGCCGCAAACTCGATCGGCTCAAACCCGTCGCTGGATTGGTAATCGCCCACGGCTAAAAATTCTTTTGCGGCGGCTTCGTTGGCCGCGAACTCCGCCCGTTGCTGCTGCAACACATCGTGCAAGATCTCGCCTTCGCGTGCATCCGCCGATCGGCCCAATAGCAGCAGGCACAAGCGATCGACAATCGCCCGATCTCGATCGGCGGCTTGTGGATCGAAATCCCGCAGCGCGCGTGCAGCGCAGCCTCGCGCCGATTCAACCGCTTGCTCGTCATTCAGCAACACCAAAGCTTGCAGCGGAGTTTGCGTGAGTTGCCGTTTGGCTACACAGATCTCGCGGTCCGGAGCGTCGAAGATCAGCATCGACGGCGGCGGCGAGGTACGTTTCCAGATCGTGTACATACTACGGCGGTGGCTGCCCACGCCGACATCGCGTTTGTACGCGGCACCGCTTTTCTCCTTCCACAAGCCTTCCGGCTGGTAGGGTTTGACGGGGGGGCCGCCGATACGATTGTCCAACAAACCGGCCGCATGCAAACCGCCATCGCGAATCATTTCCACCGAAAGACGCCGCGCCGCCCCGCGAGCATACCAGCGGTTTTCGGGATCGATTTCACGACTTTCGGGGTCGGCGACGGAAGATTGCTGATAGGTGTGGGAAAGCAAAATAGTTCGCATCAAGCGTTTGACGTCCCATTGATAATCATGCAATTGAGCGGCCATCCAATCGAGCAGTTGCGGGTGCGAGGGCAGTTCGCCCTGGCGTCCAAAGTCTTCGGCGGTGGAGACCAGACCGCGGCCCATCAAACTTGCCCAGATGCGGTTGGCGGCGACGCGAGCGGTTAACGGATTGCGGCGATCGACCAGCCATTTGGCCAAGCCCAGCCGGTTCTGCGGCCAATCGTCCTGCATCGGCGGCAGGAACGCGGGGGTCGTCGGTTCCACACGCTCGGCCGGCGCGTCGTAGGCACCGCGAGTGAGCAGAAACGTCTCGCGAACTTCCGGCATTTCCTCCATCACCATGACTTCGCGAATTTTGTCCACGATGCCGCTGCGTTTCTTGCGTGCCGCTTGCACCTGCTCGGCGGCTTGACGACATTCGGGATCGATGGCCGAACAATACAGCTGCCACAGCGCCGCTCGAGCCGCGTCGTCACCATCCTTCGCCGCCGCCATTGTTGTCGAGACCCGCCGTGCATCCAACAGAGCGGAAATCTCCAATTCCGACAGATCGCGCCCATAAATCCGCAGCTCATCGACTTCGCCACCGGCCAGGCCGCGGTCGCGGAAGCGAGCTCCCACGGCGATCTCATTGACGCCGCCACCGTTGGCCGTGCGATCCAGACAATCGCGAATTGTGGTGGTGGCCACGGCGGTTCCGTCCACAAAAATCTGCAGGCCTGCGGCCATGCTGCTGCCGTCGTAGCGGACGGTCACATGGGCCCAACGATCGACCGGCAAGGGATCGTCGGCGACCACGCGGATGGCATTGCCGGGCCAAAAGTGAATCACCGCCGCGCTCAGCCGGCCCTCTTCGATCAGCAACTCAATGCCGCGACTGCCCGCATCGGTCCAAGCTCGACTGCGATGCCACACGACCGCTCGCTCGTGTCGGTGGTCGACTTTCAACCAAGCCGCGACGGTAAAGGGATCGTCACGTGAGAGGTCGCCGCCGACGGGGGTTTTAAAACTATCCTCACCGGTCAGCGAGAGGTGTTTGCCTGCAGCGTTTGGCGAGCCGGTTTGCCGATCGCTATCGCTCAGTTTGGCTCCGGTGGCCAAGGTTCCCGGTTTGCCGCCTTCGACTTGGTTGGCAATCACGTTTTTGTCCGCGGCGTCGAAACGGTAGTCGGCCAACAGGTCAGTATTAAGCGTCTCGTCGGCGACTTCAGCGTGTTTATCGTCCAACCAGGTTTCAAACCGTGTGTGCGACTCTTGGCGTACGCGGCGCTGTTGTTCGAGAGCCGTCTGCAGGGCTGCCTTGGCCGCGTCCAACTGCTGAGTTTGCTGCTCGGTGGGCAGCCACAGCGTGGGTGTGGGGACGGCATTGGTGAAGTGCGAATACAAACCAAATTCGTCGATGTTGTTAAAGAACGCGAAGAACTGGTAGTAGTCCTGTTGCGAGACAGGATCGTATTTGTGGTCGTGGCAGCGTGAGCATTCCAGAGTTAAGCCGAGCACCGCGGTGCCCAGCGTGTTAACACGATCGGCGACATACTCGATGTGGAACTCTTCTTCAATGCTGCCGCCTTCGTTGGTTTGGCGATGATGCCGGTTGAAGGCCGTGGCCAATATCGAATCGCGGGTGGGAGATTCGATCAAGTCGCCGGCGATCTGTTGGACCAGGAATTCGTCGTAGGGCATCGAAGCGTTGAAAGCGTCGATCACCCAATCACGCCAGGGCCACATTTCGCGATACACGTCGGACTGATAGCCGTAGGTGTCGGCATACCGAGCGGCGTCCATCCAGGGCACGGCCAGACGTTCGCCCAACCGCGGCGAAGCCAACAGCCGATCGACTTGACGCTGATAGGCCAGCGGTGAATCGTCGGCCAAGAACGCCGCCACTTCCTCGGGACTCGGCGGCAAGCCGGTCAGATCGTAGCTCAACCGCCGCAGCAACGTGGCACGGTCAGCCGGCGCGGTGGGCGTCAGGCCCTGTTGCGGCAAGCGGGCGGCGATGAAGCGGTCGACCGGATTGCGGGACCGCCGCGGCGTGCTGTCGGCCGCTTCGGCGAGCTCTGGCAGAGGCGGAATCGGTGGCGACTGGATCGGCCGGAACGACCAATGCGTCTGCCACTTGGCACCGTCGGCGATCCAGGTTCGCAGGGTTTCGATTTCGTCCGCGGACAGTTGCAAATTGGATTCGGGCGGCGGCATTTTCTCCGAGGGATCATCGGTTAGGATCCGCCGCATCAATTCGCTTTCCTCGAGCTTGCCCGGCACGACGATGTAATCGTGTTCGCCAGAGCCAGATTCGGCGAACACGCCCTCCGCTGTATCCAACCGCAAATCAGCTTCGCGACTACCGGCATCGGGGCCGTGGCACAAATTGCAGCGATCCGAGAGCAAGAGCTGAGCCTGATCGTCCTGGCCGACCGCGACTGCCGGCAGGCAGAGCCCCAGCAGCGAAGCAACAAATCCCAGCAGGGGGGCAGCGCAGCGAAGAGGTAGGGAACAAATCAACCGATGTGCGTGAAGGGCGTGCATTTTCATCCCCGCATTATATTCGCAAGCGGCGGCTTCGTTTAACCCGTAGCCGCAGGCGCCGGCGCGGGCCGCCGAGGATGTTTGCCATCACACTCGATCCCCACCACCGATTCGCTTCGATCCAGACGCCCCGGCGGACAACGCCGACGCCTGCGGAGCCTGGCACGTCCAGTGGTGTGGGCAAAACTTTTCGAGGCTCCTCCGGCTACGGGTTAAACGAGCTAGCCGCCGGCGCGGGCCGCCGAGGATGTTTGCCATCACACTCGATCCCCACCACCGATTCGTTTCGCTCCAGACGCCCCGGCGGACAACGCCGACGCCTGCGGAGCCTGTCATACCCTATGGTGTGGGCAGAACTTTTCGAGGCTCCTCCGGCTACGGGTTAAACGAGCTACGCCAGCTCTCCGAATTCCCAGACGCTGCGGTAGGCGTCTTGGGATTCAAAATACTCCAGCAACGAGGCGTAAAACGGATGATGGGCCAGTGTGGCACTATCGCCGATCATGATCAGCTTGCGTTTGGCTCGTGTCAGGGCCACGTTGGTGCGTCGGGTGTCGGATAAGAACCCGATCTCGCCACTGTCATTGCTGCGGACCATCGTCAACAACACCACCTCTTTCTCACGCCCCTGAAAGCCGTCGACCGTGTCGACTTCCAGTCCCGCGATGTCCAAGCGGCCGCGTAGCAAGCGAACCTGTGCCGCATACGGCGCGATGATGCCGATCTGCGCCGGTTGCACTCCGGCTTCCATCAGTTCCCGCACCAACCGCACCACCAATGTGGCTTCTTTGGGATTTAGTTTGCTCTCGCCATCAGGCTCCAGTTGCTCTTCATATTCCGCCCCGGCCGTATCGATGAATTCGATCGGCTGAGTTGTCAGCGGCGTTTCGATGACGTTCGGCAAGTCGTGCAGTCGGTGGCTACGGACCGACACGTCTGCGATCAGGCTGCCTTCATAAAACGTGTCCGATGAAAAGTTCATGATGGCTTCGTGCATGCGGTATTGCACCGTCAAACGACGAAACACCGAGTCGCCTTCGCGCTGAATCAACCGTTGCATCAGAGAATCACGCATGCCGGCCGCGGCCGCTTCGTCACTCAACACCGTTGGGGGCAATTGGCAATGGTCGCCGGCAAACACCAATCGCTGAGCTCGCAATACGGCTTGCCAAATGCTAGGCAACGTGCACTGGCAGGCTTCGTCGATGACCACCAGGTCAAACTCGCGATCGCCCAACAGGTCGTCGTCGATGGTGGTGGTGGTGCAAATCACGTCGGCCCGATCCAGTACCCCGCGAATGATCGAGCGTTCCAAGGAACGAATCTGACCCCGGAGCTGGCCGGCTTCGGCGAACAGTTCCCGGCGGCGATGATGCGCGTCGCGCCCCCGCGTGCCCCGGGATGCCGCCCGCACCAAGTCTTGCACCTCGCGCCGCATGTCGCGAATGACGTCGGTCGAGGGGTCGTTGTCGACCAATTCATCCAGAGTGTGACCACGGAGAGCTTCGAACACGCGAGCCGGATGCCCGACCCGCAGCACGTTGGGCAGCATCGCCACCAACCGTTCCAGCAGATTGTCGACCGCCGTGTTGCTGGGCGCACAGGCCAGCACGCGATCGCCCTGTTGGACAGCTTGAAAGATGACTTCGGCCAGCGTGGTGGTTTTGCCGGTGCCGGGAGGTCCATGCAAGATCGCCACGTCTTCGGCTGCCATGGCAAACCGCACGGCATCCTGTTGGGGCGGATTGAGGGAACTGAAGAATTCAATCGGGGGCGGATCGCCAAAGCGAAACGGTTGGCTGCCCAACAAGCGATCACGAAGCCGCCCGCGGTGGCCGCGAGCGGTGCGAGCAGTGGCCATGGCCGCCAGTTGACGCCGACGCGTGGTTTCGTCGGGCGACAGGTCGATGCGATACCAATCGCCTTCGGGCCATTTTTCCGTCGCGACTTGCAGCGTGTTGGGCTTGCGGCGGCTGACCACTCCGGCCACGCCGTGGTCCGACGCGTCGCTGTTATCCGAGACCACCACCGGCGAACCGACTTTCAAGCGGTTCATCGGCAAAGCTTCGCCATCGGGCCTGGCAAAGTCCAACAGCAAGCGGCCGGCCAATCCGGTTTGGTGGTCCACCAACTGCATTCGCACCAGCGCCTCGCCCGTCTTTTCGACGTCTTTCTGCGAACGGATCAGACGTCGGCGAGCCATCCGCTGGCGTTCGGCAACGGCTTCCAACTCCAGCCACCGAGCCAGTTCATCGAAGTAAGCGTCGGTCGACACGAAGCGATCTAAAGAGACGTTGGAAGCGGAAGGCATGCAGGGCAGTTAGACAGAGTGGGGATTGGTCGTTGTTCGCTCCGCGAACACAACGAAACGGTGCAAGCAATAGTGATCGCGCTTCGCAGTCGGGACGAGAGTGGTTTTGTGAGCGTTGCGTTCGCGGGGGACGTGAAAGGTATTACTGCAGCATTGGACCTTGGGGCCGCTTGCTTCACCCTCCTTTTCAAAGAGGGTCGACCCTTAGGTTTTTATAGTTTTTTGCGGCGGCGCGGTCGCCCTCTCCTCGCTGACGCTCGACTCTCCCAGAGGGAGAGTGAAGTGAATCCGTCATTAATACACTTCACGTCCCGAGCGAACGACGACCTTGCGTTGCGTTCGCGGAGCGAACGACGACTATGCATTCCGTTCGCGGAGCGAACGACGACCATGGTTACGCCAGCAGCTCTTTTAGTTTTTCGCTGATGGTTTCTTGGATCCTGCCTTTGAAGGGCAGGGCGGCCAGCGGGATGTTGCCGTCGATGTCGACTTTTTTATCTTCCACCTTCATGTTGGATTTGATGTTAAAGCCGTACACGGTGAAGGCCAATGACAACACGTTGCCGTTCCACTCGCTGTTCAAGTTGGTAACCATGCCGGGGTACTTTTGGTCGATCGATTGCATCAGCGAATCGACGCGTTGCTTGGCTTCTTCGGCACTCAAGTGGTGCGGGACGGCGGCTTTAAAAGCGGGCATTAAGTTCAGTCCTAGTAGTGGTTGTGCGAATCCGGGGAGGGGAATGCGGGGAAGTGATTATTTGACGACGAAGTTCACCAAGCGGCCGGGGACCACGATGGTCTTGACCACTTGCTTACCGTCGATGGCATCCTGAATACGTTCCTGTTCCAGAGCCTGTTGCTGCAAATCGTCTTTGCTGATGTCGGCGGCGACCGTCAACTTGGTGCGGATCTTGCCATTGACCTGGATGGGAATTTCCACGGTCGATTCCACCAATGCCGCTTCGTCCCATTGCGGCCAGGGTTCGTAAGCCAGCGTGTTGGGGTTGCCCAAAATGCTCCACAGCTCTTCGGCGATATGCGGCGCAAACGGCGACAGCAACAGCACAAAGCTCTGGACGGCTTCACGCGGGCGTTGTTTCTGACGGGTGAAGAAATTCACGAACTCCATCATCCGCGCGATCGCCGTGTTGAAGCTCAGCGATTCGATGTCTTCGGTAACGCTGCGGATGGTTTTGTGCAGCACGCGGGCCTGAGCTTCATCGCAGGGCGTATCGACCAGTTCGTCGACCACCCGAATCTCTTCAGCGTCTTGATCGACCACCATTCGCCAAGCTCGATCCAAGAAATTCCGCACGCCGCCCACACCTGCCATGTTCCACGGCTTGGTGGCTTCCAGCGGTCCCATGAACATTTCGTACAGCCGCAGACTGTCGGCGCCGTAGTCCTTTACGACCACGTCGGGATTCACCACATTGCCGCGACTTTTGGACATTTTGAAGGAGCGACTATCAACGCGAACGTCGGCGTCACTCTTCAAGACCAAAGCGTCGCCCTTTTTGACCACGTCTTCTTCTTGCACGGATGTCGCTACCACGGCAGTGCCATCGGCGGTCGTCAAACCCTCTTCGCCGCGTCGCACATCGGCCGGCGACACAAACTGACCGGCTTCGGTCTGGTAGGTCGTCAATTCGGCTTCGCCCAGGATCATGCCTTGGTTGATCAGTCGCTGGAACGGTTCGTCGCTGCTGACGTGGCCGCGGTCGTGCAGCACCTTGTGCCAGAACCGCGAATACAGCAGATGCAATACCGCGTGTTCGGCACCGCCCACGTACAGGTCGACTGGCATCCAGGCCTTTTCTTTTTCCGGGTCGATCAAGCACTGCTCATTGGCCGGATCGATGTACCGCAAGAAGTACCAGCAGGAACCGGCCCACTGCGGCATGGTGTTGGTTTCGCGTTTGTAACGCCGGCCATCCAGTTCCACGATCGCCCAGTCGTCCGAGGCTTTTTCCAGCATCGGTTCGGGTCGGCCGTGAGGCCGGAAGTCGTCCAGTTCGGGCAAGGGCACGGGCAACGATTCGATTGGCACCGGACGTTTCAATCCGGTCTGCTGGCCGTCTTCGTCGATCTCGTGCAGGATCGGGAAGGGTTCGCCCCAGAACCGTTGGCGGCTGAACAACCAGTCACGCAACTTGTAGTTGACCGCCGACTTGCCCAGCCCGTCGGCTTCCAGTGATTCGGTAATCGCGGCTTTAACCTGATCCGTTTCCTGTCCCGTGTAGGCGTCGCTGTTGATCGCTCGTCCCGTACCGGCAAAACAAGCTTTGCCGGCCAGCACCTCGTCGCGGCCTTGCATGTCTGCGGGTGGATCGACGACGGGGATCACCGGAATATCGAATTGCTGAGCGAATTCGAAGTCGCGTTCGTCGTGCGCGGGAACCGCCATGATCGCCCCGGTGCCGTAGCTGGCCATCACGTAGTCGGCGATCCAGACGGGCACCTGAGCTCCGTTGACCGGGTTGGTGGCGTAGCTGCCGCTGAATACACCGGTTTTCTGTTTGTCGCCTTGCGTGCGTTCGCGTTCGCTTTTGAAGGCCGCCTTTTCGCAGTACTCCTTCACCGCCGCGGCGGCCTCGTCGGTCGTCAACCGCGATACGGCCGGATGTTCCGGAGCGACCACCATATAGGTCGCTCCGTACAGCGTATCGGGCCGAGTCGTATAGACCCGCAGGGCGTCGGCGGTGGGTTCGTCCGAAAAACCTTGTTGGCTGCGTTGCTGTTTCCAGGCTTCAAATTCGTCGGCCGGTCCGATATAGAAATCGACTTCGGCGCCGGTGCTGCGACCGATCCAGTCCTGTTGCAAAGTCTTGATGCCGGCCGGCCAGTTCAAATCGTCCAAGCCGGACAACAGGCGTTCAGCGTAGGCCGTGATCCGCAGCATCCACTGCCGCAGGGGAAGGCGGCGTACGGGGTGCCCGCCGCGTTCGCTTTTGCCATCGATGACTTCTTCATTGGCCAACACGGTGCCCAGGGCGTCGCACCAGTTGACCGGAGCTTCGGTTTCGTAAGCCAACCGCCACTGAGCTCGATAGGCTTCCACGGCCGCTTCGTCATCGGCATCGATGTCGGCGGGAATCGGCAATTCGCTGATCGGGCGACCGCGATTTTGTTCGGGGTCGAACCAAGTGTCGTAGAGGACGATAAAAATCCACTGGGTCCAACGCACGTAGCCCGGGTCGGTCGTCGACACGACGCGGTCCCAGTCATAGCTGAACCCCAGCATTTTCAGCTGGCGTGTGAATTCGGAGATATTCCGTTCGGTCTGAATTCGCGGGTGTTCGCCGGTTTTGATCGCGTGTTCTTCGGCCGGCAACCCAAAAGCGTCGAAGCCCATCGGATGCAGCACCGCTTCGCCCCGCATGCGAGCAAAACGGGAAACGATATCGGTAGCCGTGTAGCCTTCGGGGTGGCCGACGTGCAAGCCTTCGCCGCTGGGGTAGGGAAACATGTCCAGCACGTACCGTTTGGCCGCGGCCGGTTTGTCGGGAGTCGCAAAGGTGCGATTCTGCTCCCAGAACGTCTGCCAGCGGGGTTCAATTTCGGCGGGTTTATAGCGAGGCATAGGTCGTCGATGAATAAGGAGTTAGAATTGGCCGGTATTTTAATGCGACAATCGCGTTTCGGGCAGCCGCCACACAGATGGTTCTAGTTCGGCGATTCCATGCTAAAATCGTCGTTCCACTGAAACGTTGCAAAGGACCCGAATGCTCAGAAAACGTAACAAACTGCAATTGACCGCCGCGCAACGCGATTCGATGCGGGCGGCTGGTCGATTTAACGCGGAACTTTTGGACCATATCCGCCCCCATGTAAAGGCCGGGGTGACCACCGCCTCGATCGACGACCGCGTTCGCCAGTACACGCTCGACCACGGCCATCGCGCGGCCACGCTGGGCTATCAGGGCTTCCCCAAATCCTGCTGCACAAGCATCAACGATGTGATTTGCCACGGGATTCCCAACGAATACGTGCTCAAAGATGGCGATATCGTGAATGTGGACCTGACATCGGTCGTCGATGGCTGGTTCGGGGACCAAAGCGAAACGTTTCTGATCGGCGAGGTTTCCGACGAAGCCCGAGCCGTCACGCAGTGCTCGTTCGACTGCCTGTATTTGGCGATCGAAGCCCTTACGCCCGGCTGCCGGGTTAGCACGATCGGCGAAACGGTGGTCCGCGAAGCTCACGGCCGGGGATTCAGCGTGGTCCGCGAATACGTCGGCCACGGACTGGGGCGAGCCTTTCACCAGGACCCCTCGATCCCCCATTTCCCCAACCGACAAAGCCGCGTCGACCGCCTGCTGCCGGGCATGTGTTTTACCGTCGAACCGATGATCAATGCCGGCACCCGCTACGCCAAACCGGTCGATAAAGCCGATGGCTGGACCGTCCGCACCAAAGACGGGAAGTTGTCGGCCCAATTCGAACACACCGTGCTGATGACCGAAGAAGGCCCCGAAATCTTAACTTTGACCGAAGACGGACCCCGCCGCGGGCATCGGTTTTAGGCGGCCAGGCAGCCGATTGACAATTGTCGCGGCCCCTCTAGGCTAGTACTCCCGTAACCGATCGCGCCGTAGCCGATCTCGCCAGAGATTGGACAGCGCGAGGGCTGAGCCTCCAAAGTCTGGCGACTTCGGCTACGCTGGCGACTTCGGCTACGAACGATCCCCCCCACAACAGCACAATCCCATGACGTTACTCGCCCCCCACTTGATTATTAAGGTCGCCTCGAGCGGCCGCATTAGGGGACGATGACGTTCTGGAAAGAGAACGGCTGAGCGTCGAACAGACATTTTTCGCAGTGCGAAGGTGGCTTTTCCGACCGCCAGCCAAGCAAAATCCGGCAAAACCCAGCATCGAAACCTCCGCGGCTTAGTGGCCTCGGGGGTTTTTTCGTTTTATGGCACAATAACGCCCCGACGGGCTCCCTCCCTTTTATTCTTGTTGCGACCCATGACCATGCGATCGATCGAAATCTACGACACCACGCTCCGCGACGGCACCCAAGGCGAAGGCGTCAGCCTCTCGCTCCAGGACAAGCTGAACATTGCTCAGCGACTGGCCGAGATGGGCATCGATTTCATCGAAGGCGGCTACCCGCTGTCCAACGAAAAGGACACGGCGTTCTTCGAACAGGTGCGGAAGCTGGACATGGGCTCGTCGCGGGTCTGTGCGTTTGGGATGACGCGTCGCCGCAGCATGAAAGCCGAAGACGACCCCGGCATGAAAGCTCTGGTCGCGGCGCAAACC from Roseimaritima ulvae includes these protein-coding regions:
- the leuS gene encoding leucine--tRNA ligase, yielding MPRYKPAEIEPRWQTFWEQNRTFATPDKPAAAKRYVLDMFPYPSGEGLHVGHPEGYTATDIVSRFARMRGEAVLHPMGFDAFGLPAEEHAIKTGEHPRIQTERNISEFTRQLKMLGFSYDWDRVVSTTDPGYVRWTQWIFIVLYDTWFDPEQNRGRPISELPIPADIDADDEAAVEAYRAQWRLAYETEAPVNWCDALGTVLANEEVIDGKSERGGHPVRRLPLRQWMLRITAYAERLLSGLDDLNWPAGIKTLQQDWIGRSTGAEVDFYIGPADEFEAWKQQRSQQGFSDEPTADALRVYTTRPDTLYGATYMVVAPEHPAVSRLTTDEAAAAVKEYCEKAAFKSERERTQGDKQKTGVFSGSYATNPVNGAQVPVWIADYVMASYGTGAIMAVPAHDERDFEFAQQFDIPVIPVVDPPADMQGRDEVLAGKACFAGTGRAINSDAYTGQETDQVKAAITESLEADGLGKSAVNYKLRDWLFSRQRFWGEPFPILHEIDEDGQQTGLKRPVPIESLPVPLPELDDFRPHGRPEPMLEKASDDWAIVELDGRRYKRETNTMPQWAGSCWYFLRYIDPANEQCLIDPEKEKAWMPVDLYVGGAEHAVLHLLYSRFWHKVLHDRGHVSSDEPFQRLINQGMILGEAELTTYQTEAGQFVSPADVRRGEEGLTTADGTAVVATSVQEEDVVKKGDALVLKSDADVRVDSRSFKMSKSRGNVVNPDVVVKDYGADSLRLYEMFMGPLEATKPWNMAGVGGVRNFLDRAWRMVVDQDAEEIRVVDELVDTPCDEAQARVLHKTIRSVTEDIESLSFNTAIARMMEFVNFFTRQKQRPREAVQSFVLLLSPFAPHIAEELWSILGNPNTLAYEPWPQWDEAALVESTVEIPIQVNGKIRTKLTVAADISKDDLQQQALEQERIQDAIDGKQVVKTIVVPGRLVNFVVK
- the map gene encoding type I methionyl aminopeptidase, with translation MLRKRNKLQLTAAQRDSMRAAGRFNAELLDHIRPHVKAGVTTASIDDRVRQYTLDHGHRAATLGYQGFPKSCCTSINDVICHGIPNEYVLKDGDIVNVDLTSVVDGWFGDQSETFLIGEVSDEARAVTQCSFDCLYLAIEALTPGCRVSTIGETVVREAHGRGFSVVREYVGHGLGRAFHQDPSIPHFPNRQSRVDRLLPGMCFTVEPMINAGTRYAKPVDKADGWTVRTKDGKLSAQFEHTVLMTEEGPEILTLTEDGPRRGHRF